From a single Macadamia integrifolia cultivar HAES 741 unplaced genomic scaffold, SCU_Mint_v3 scaffold3729, whole genome shotgun sequence genomic region:
- the LOC122068333 gene encoding aspartyl protease family protein 2-like — protein MEGKVRVITFSFFLLVVCLSGGSAKPLEYQNLVLGTLPRPATHNNDLSWSESSTLSELENAETSIETTLSVRLEHRDVLAFNATPEALFELRLERDVARVETLTTMAAGSRNATRVPPKDFSSSIISGLSQGSGEYFTRLGIGTPPRYLYMVLDTGSDIVWIQCAPCRKCYNQADPVFDPKKSGSFAAVPCSSPLCRRLDASGCSQQRLCLYQVSYGDGSFTIGEFSTEVLTFRGTKVGNVAFGCGHDNEGLFVGAAGLFGLGRGGLSFPSQTGRRFGRKFSYCLVDRQSSKPSSAVFGESSVPRSAVFTPMLTNPKLDTFYYIELTGISVGGVLVPGISASMFRLDAAGNGGVIIDSGTSVTRLTRPAYIALRDAFRAGAQLKSAPGFSLFDTCYDLSGKSVVKVPTVVMHFGGGANLALPAANYLIPVDSNATFCFAFAGTSGGLSIVGNIQQQGFRVVFDGAGSRIGFSPNGCA, from the coding sequence ATGGAAGGAAAAGTGAGAGTAATTacattttccttcttcctccttgtcGTTTGCCTCTCAGGCGGTTCTGCAAAACCGCTTGAGTACCAAAACCTGGTATTGGGTACTCTTCCGAGGCCTGCTACCCACAACAACGATCTCTCATGGAGCGAATCTTCAACCTTATCCGAACTTGAAAATGCCGAAACTAGCATTGAAACCACTCTAAGTGTACGCTTAGAACATAGAGACGTTCTAGCCTTCAATGCAACACCTGAAGCCCTCTTTGAGCTGAGGTTGGAGAGGGATGTGGCTAGGGTTGAAACCCTGACGACCATGGCAGCTGGTTCGAGAAATGCCACCCGCGTTCCCCCAAAGGACTTCAGCAGCTCCATCATTTCCGGGCTATCTCAAGGGAGCGGAGAGTACTTCACTAGGTTAGGTATAGGCACTCCTCCCAGATACCTCTACATGGTGCTTGACACTGGCAGCGATATCGTTTGGATCCAATGTGCGCCTTGCCGTAAATGTTACAACCAGGCCGATCCCGTCTTCGATCCTAAGAAATCTGGCTCTTTTGCTGCTGTACCCTGTTCGTCGCCGCTCTGCAGGAGACTTGATGCGTCGGGTTGTAGCCAGCAGCGGTTGTGCCTCTACCAGGTCTCCTACGGCGATGGATCTTTCACCATCGGTGAATTCTCGACCGAGGTACTAACCTTTCGAGGGACTAAGGTGGGAAATGTGGCGTTCGGATGCGGCCATGATAACGAAGGACTGTTCGTCGGTGCTGCCGGGTTATTTGGCCTCGGTCGAGGGGGACTGTCTTTCCCTTCTCAGACTGGGCGTCGCTTCGGTCGGAAATTTTCGTATTGCCTAGTCGATCGCCAGTCGTCCAAGCCCTCGTCCGCTGTTTTTGGGGAATCGTCCGTGCCAAGATCGGCCGTATTCACGCCTATGCTTACGAATCCCAAGCTCGACACGTTCTACTACATTGAACTCACCGGAATCAGTGTAGGCGGAGTGCTGGTGCCGGGTATATCAGCCTCCATGTTCAGGCTTGACGCGGCTGGGAACGGTGGGGTTATCATCGATTCCGGCACTTCTGTGACTCGGTTGACTCGCCCAGCTTACATAGCGCTCCGTGACGCGTTCCGCGCGGGAGCACAGTTGAAGAGTGCGCCTGGATTCTCGTTGTTCGACACGTGTTACGATCTTTCTGGGAAGTCGGTGGTAAAGGTGCCAACGGTGGTGATGCATTTCGGGGGTGGAGCCAATCTGGCATTGCCGGCGGCGAATTACCTGATACCGGTAGATAGTAACGCTACCTTCTGCTTCGCTTTTGCGGGAACAAGCGGTGGGTTATCGATTGTCGGCAATATACAACAACAAGGTTTCCGGGTTGTGTTCGATGGTGCCGGTTCGCGGATCGGGTTCTCTCCGAACGGGTGCGCGTGA